gcttattcaaccagccaacaatGTTTTTTTCTTACAACGGACCAGTACCAGCCAGTCTAAACCAGTCCAGAAACTAACCAACGAACATGCCGTATAAGCTAAACCAACCCAAACAAACAGTACGATGGTTTCGTCAGGTTGGTTGGCCCGATCACTCACTGCTCCTTGAACGTCGGTGATGATGGCACGTCCGATCACTCACTTCACTTCAGCCTGACAGGTGATGCAGTTAGGGACCGGGTAAACCAACAAGAAGGAAACAAAGATCGATCCTGTTTGCTGTGCACAGTGCACTGCTGGTGCACGTGTGTAGCTCAGATTAGTTAAATAAAATCGATGCATTCGGGACCTTTTATTCCTGTAAATTTCCTATACCCATCCACCGTATTGTAAATTTTTCCTATATTATCCAATCCTATGTTTTACGGTTGTATTCATGTGAAATCCCTTTGCCTCCCTGTATTCCAAAGAGGACCTTCCTGTtgtaaaagaagaagaaaaaagggtGCAGTTGCGTATACTCCGTAGTACTACTGTACATCGTACTAGTAGTATTGGGGTCTTGTTTCAAATTCCAACGTTTGATCGCACTATTGAAACCTTCCCATGAACAGTACAAAATCCGAAAAACCAGCTCGGGTCAGTTTCGACGGCAAAACCCAGCCTGGGCTGTTTTGAACAGTACAAAAACCTGAACCGTTTTTTTGCAAGTGAGACTTCTCAGGATCGTGGTTTCTTCATCCAGACTCCAAATTTGACATTTTATATATATGCGGTTTTTAGTCGTCTTGACGAGAGAAATATAATGATAGAGTCCATTATGTGTTTTTAGAAATTACGAACCATCCTAGCGTGATTTTTGGTGGCAAGTTTGGGATCGCCCGGCAATTGTAGTTGTCAACACTTGTATAGGCGGCGACAACATCAACAATTGTCGGATTGGACCTCGACCGAGTCAGAAGCCACACATGGATGGAATGGGTGGAATAAGAAGCAAGGTGATGGAAAAGGGGGCGTTTGGTTCTCAAGGCTAGTTCAACGTGAGTCCATCTTGTGATAATATACTAATCATGGACATTTAGCCTTTCTAATTAACATTtaaaaattgggagtaattttaAGCCCTATTCCCTCCATCCCCAATCTTGCATTTCAAATCTTGTATAAAAAAGAATGTCTAAAAAATACCAAAAAGATTGTAATCCTGCATTTCTAATCATGGACTTAAGATTAAAAACACCACTACATGTCTCAAAAAACTACCATACTCTATCCATGTCTCAAAAAACTACCATACTCTATCCATGTCAAAAAAACGCCACAGTAGCCCGCGTATGCTAACACGTGCCAGTAgcaacgggccggcccggcacggcacggcacggcaacgGGCCGGCACGACCCGATGGGGGTCGGGCCGACAAGGCACGCCGTGCCCTGCGGGTCGTGCCACCATGGGCTTCGTGCCTGgccgacggcccaggcacggcctgctgggcCGTTTTTCGTGCCGAGCCAGCCTGAGAAGCACGGCCATTCAGCGTGCTGGGCCAGCCCAGGGCCCACGACGAATTGCGAGCAGCCAGAGAGAGGGGGAAGGGGAGGAAGCGTGAGCGAGCAGCCGAAGATCGTGGCGTCGGGGCGGAGCTCGTGTCCGGATCTGGCGTCGGGGCGACGCGCGAACAAGAGGTTGCGCGGCTACTGTGGCGCGAGCAGCCAGAGAGATGGGGAAGGGGAGGAAGCGCGAGCAGCTGGGCCACGAACGGCGCAGTAGAGTCACCGGAGTAGCCCGCGTGGctctcgcgccgccgccgctggatgAGAGCGCTGGGAGGCTCGGAGGCTAGGGGAAGAGTGGAGGGAGTTAGGGTTCAGGGGTGGGATGGGGCTGCGGCGCTGCGCGGGGGAgagccgccgcggccgcggcgtgcGGGTGCGGCTCCGCTTATTTATGAGGAGGGGGGAGGCCAACTGGGCCGCGGGGATGGATGGGCCGGCCAGCTGGGCCGCGGGGAGGCGAGGAGTGAGGGGGAGGGGGGAGGCGGGCCGCTGTCGGGCCGACCGACGcaggccgggccgtgccgtgccagcccacgggcctgagcagcggccccGGCACGGCCTACTccctcgggccgggccagcccgggcccacACGTCACCGGCCgggccgtgctcgtgtcgggctaaaaaaagCGGGCTTCGTGGTGTGtcgtcgtgcctcgggctgcatgaaCATCTATATATGTGTGTTCGCTTAGCGTGTCCTGTATGTACTATGTAGTCTGGGGCTGGGGTCAGAGTCATTTGCTCTGTTTACTTGGCTGATAAGTTTTGACCGAAAGCATTATTgattaatttattgtgagagaaaagtaCTGTTTATTAGCTTAAAAATACGCTTATAAGGAAGCGAAAAAGGCGATTGTTGTATCGTCATCGAGGGAGCATATATTCGTGCTGACGTTTCTTTAGCTACTATAGGCaggctaagggggtgtttggttccgtggactaaattttagtccatgtcacatcggacgttcggatgctatttaggagaactaaatatgagttaattataaaactaattacatagatggagactaatttacgagacgaatttattaagcctaattaatccgccattagctcatatttactgtagcgcaacattgtcaaatcatggactaattaggcttaaaaaaatcgtctcgcaaattagccacactatgtgcaattagttatttttttcgtctatatttaatacttcatgcatgtgttgttTGTCCGTGCCGTGGTAATAGGTGCGCCCAAAAGTGTTTAGATTTGgacaaaaaaaaacaatgttagaattaaaaatagtttaaaaaagtgttaaaaataaaaataaaaaactcgTTGGCAAATGCCATCTTTTCTCTGCGTTCAGCTATCTCCGTGACCTGTACGAGCTCCCTTGCTATCTGCACATATTCTTCAGGCGAAAAATCATGCTCCTCTCTTCTTTCATTGCTTCCGCATCGTCAAAAGAATCATACCTAGTTTCAGCGGAAAGGCAGAGTAACTCACAGATCTCCTGTAACATTCCTTGTCTTCTTTTTGAATAAATAGATGAAGATGTCATCACGCTGTTGATGCTTGCAATCTTGAGACCCCATGGCTTACATGCGAACTTGACAATGCCGAGGACGAAGAGCAAGATCGCCGCCTGCATCAGCCTCTTATCGCCACCGGCCGGCCAGGACTTGCAGAAGACGTACAGGGCAACCGTGACCTGCGATACCAGGGTCACGAGGTGCCGTCTCCACAGCTCGTTGTCCTCGATGCTGTATGCCGTAAACGTGTGCTGGCCACCAAGGTGGATGAGGAGGACCGGCGCCCAGAGAACCTCCAGGGCGCCGCTCCTCCCATCGGCGGCCGGCGGCTGCTTGTGGCGGTTGAAGAGGGTGGCGAGTGTGTAGAGAGGAAGTGACCAACTGGATGGATTGTATTGATCGACAGTGGTGTACATATATAGGTTACAATGGTGGCCTTCGGCCACTGCTATACAGGCGAGCGGACGCGCGCACTACGCGGGAGCGTGGACGCCGTGAAGATCGGGCGCGCGGGCGAACGCGCTAGTGCGCGGCGTGGACGCGATAAGCGCGGGACGTTGGCGTCGCTGAAGACTCGGTGAACTCTAGCTGTTGGTTGAACCGATCCGCTGACACCCCCTCAGTCTCGACGTCGCCGTTCGTGATGAAGAGATTGTCTCTGAAGTCGAGGAAGAGCGCCGAAGGTAGTCCCTTGGTGAAGACGTCTACTAGCTGCCGTGCACTGGGAACATGAGTGACGCGGAGCTCGCCAATGGCAACCTTCTCCTGGACGAAATGTATGTCGAGCTCGATGACATGGCCGGTTAAGCCGAACTTGCTGAGCATGGAGTTGAAGAAGCAGCGCCACTGGCCGTAGTTGCCCTCTTCCAGATCGAGGGCAACCGGAACGTGATGGCGGATGGAGATGCCTTGAATGGCAGAAGCAGCTGCTGGGGCGACGAACTCGTCGTCAGAGGAGGAAGAGTCAGAGTGGACAGAAGAGTTCGCCATTGGTGCGGAAGAGCGAGCAGAAGAATTTCTGGAGGATCGAAGAAGCTGATACTATGTAGAGAGGAAGTGACCAACTGGATGGATTGTATTGATTGACAGTGGTGTACATATATAGGTTACAATGGTGACCTTCGGCCACTGCTATACAGGTGAGCGGACGCGCGCACTACGCGGGAGTGTGGGCGCCGTGAAGACCGGGCGCGCGAGCGAACGCGCTAGTGCGCGGCGAGTGCGCAGCGTGGACACGATAAGCGCGGGACGTTGGCGTTGCTGAAGACTCGGTGAACTCTAGCTGTTGGTTGAACCGATCCGCTGACAGAGTGCATATATCGCCAGGGCATCAGCGCCAAGGTAGGCGAGCCATATGCACAGCCTCAACATGGGGGTGCGAGCGTTGCGCATCATTGAGCCGGTGAAGAGGACGAACTGCAAGAAGAGGCTGCCCAGGACAAGGATGCGCAGCTGCCACTCTTCCCACCATTGTACAGCACCCGAGAGATCCACGGCCATCTCCTGTCTCTTTCACTCGATCGAGGAGGGAAATGCTATTACCTATAGCAGCCTCTCGATTTGAGCAGGCAATGCAGCAGGGCTCTCAGACTCAGACTGCTGACAAACTAAATGTAGATGTCATCATATGCTAGCTAGTAGAACAAATAtataggcctggtttagattgcaagtttttgtaacccaaatttttctaaccacCAGGGGTTAGAAAGTTTTCATCTTAAATCTTTGCCACTCAGAATTCCAATTCTTTGCATTGCAATAAATAAGCTTGGTCAAAGACAGAACTGCCCCTATTTATTCAAAGATTTGCATGTCCCGTGCATGCTACTGCatcctactccctccgtcccgttAAGATTGTCGCTGAAGCAACCGGCTGTTGTCCCACCGAGATTGTCGTTCTAGCTAACGAGGGGCCCACACCTGGGAAAGCAAAGCAACAGAGACCCAGCCTTATCCTCCCGGTCTCATCCCATCCTCCCGGTCTCCATTCACAAAAAAAAATCCCTCCCAGTCTCCATGCCGCGCGTGACGCTCCGTCGCTCCTCCGCTTCGCCTATCCTCTAGGCCGGCGGCCTCTTCCTCCACGCCGCGTTGCCCCTCCGCttcggctcctcctccaggccgcGTCGCCCCTACACTTCACCTCCTCCTCCGGTCCGCGAGGCCGCCGGCGGGCGCGTGGATCCAAAAGCAGCCGCCCCCGTCCGGACTCCGGAGTCATCGGCATCCCCTTCCCCAATCTGGAGTCGCTGACGTCCGGTGGAGGCATCGGCAGGCCAGCCAGTCCGTGGGTTGGGAGTTATCTGTGGCTGCTTCCCCTTCGCCGTCTAGCCCCGCCGGCTTGCCCCCTCCACCGGGCCATCTGCCACCGCAGTCCGTACCTCCCGGTCGACCAGGAAGCTAGGGCCCCGGCACCTCCAGCTGCTAGCCGCCGCCCCCTGGAGCAAGCCAAGGTGGAGCACGCCGCCCCCTACAGCACTCGACTTGGACTGCTTCCGGCATCTCCGCGACTCTGATTCGTGTTTCTGTTGCAGATCCATTGGTATGTCCAAATGCCCTCCCCTGCATCTTTATTTTGGGCCGCTCTCTTCCTGTTGTAATCTGGTACGTGCGTTGGGAGCTCAGATTGGAGGTCAAAATTTCCTGAATAGCAGAGGAGACATGTTAAGGAATTTGTTTTATTTCAGTCTTTGGATTGACAACCATTTGCTTTGGTAATCTGCTTGTCCTGATTAGCGATGGTAACGGAAAAAACACAATAGCACATTGTGTCTAGATTAATTCTTTTAGAGGCCAAGCAGTATGCTAGGAATAATTTAGgcttatgtttcttttttttttggtaaatCAAGTTAACCATATGGTGACTCGTGTAATGCTGACTGATATTGCAACTCTATATTTAATTTTCAAATTTTTATAGGTTCTTACATTAGCGTGTTTCCTGTGCTTCAGTCGGCCGTACAATGGTGGGTGGCAAGGGGGCACATGGGACTAGCCGGTTCATCCGCCGCTTGCAGATGAGGCGTGCCTTGGGTATCCAATCCAGCCGTGGGATGCGTCCTGCCAATCGCACGCGCGGGCGGGAACGTCGTCCTGGCACTTGGTGGGATCGGGAAAAGCAGTGTATCGCCATAGAAGGCCAGGATTTTGCCCAAGACACACAAGAAGGGGGCGCAGACCAATTTGAGTTCGTCCCAGATTCTGATGAAGAAGGTGGTGATAACGGTCCATCCTTAAATGGCGGCGATGATGAGTTCGTGCCTGAGACGGAACCACAGGACATTATTGCTGTGAGCAAAGGTCGTCCTCGTTTAGGGTAAGCCATATTATCTTCCCCGTTAGATTTGTTTTCATTCTGGTAAATTCAATGATTCTCATAAATCCTATGTACTATTTGCAGTACCATGCTTCATGAATGGCGGCAAATTATTATACTGGAAGAGCAGCAATGTGCAAGGCAAATTGCAACCAAGGAACATGAGCTTACAACATGCTCCAAGGAGGAGGAAAACCATAAGGCCAGCGCCACAGAGGACAAAGAGCATAAGAACAATCCCAAGGTTAAAAAGGAGCATGAGGACAACAGCAAGGAGGAGTTGCATCAAAAGGCTAGCTTCTCTGATATGGAAACTGATGACGAGGCAAGCTGGGTGGAGGAAGGTGTGGACTTGCGCGGCCATTCACAGCTCGAAGAGGACAGCTGGGTGGAGGATGGTGTGGACTTGCGCGGCCATTCGCGGGTGGAAGAGGACAGTAGGGTGCAGAATGGCGAGGATTCACATGGCTGTTCACAAGTGAAAGGTGATGACTTTCAAGACAAGGTAAACGAATTGATCATTGCTTTATTTCCTGCATACAAAGATGTTTTGCGGAGTTCCAAACGTTAGACTATTAGGCTGCAATAGTATGATTTAACTGAAGGTCTTTTGCTGGTCATTGTAGTTGTACGCATGCTGTGGTATTTTGTGGAGTGGCAAACCTTAGCGCTTCCCTAATGTTGTTTGTGGAGGATGTTTTATTTGTGATTTGGAATGTGAACTGGATGTTTTATCTGTGATTTGGAATGTGATATGGGATGTTTTATTTGTGATTTGGAATGTGAACTGGGATGTTTTATTTGTGATTTATGACGGCAGTACGAAGGTTACATTTTCCAATCAGAGATTGTGGATTGAAAAGCGCTCATATAACATAAAAGTTCGCCTTAGAAGGAAACGATTATATGAACTAGTTTACGTACATATATATGTAGGTTACAGACTACCATTGCATATGTACAACCCATCTTGCCAAAACAAAGCCAAGCATACAATGGCTACTTACATGACAGTGCCCATTAGATGCTCAACTTCTCCAATGCCCTTTGAACTAGCTGGCTATCACAACTAAGAACTCTAGGAAGCATGTCCAGTGCCTCTAGCCTCTCCTTACTCATGTGCGGGATCTTGTACCTATTCCCTCCATTATCTTTCATAACTTCAATCATGCATCCTTGTAGTGTGAGGAATATCCTATTCAGAATGATCGGGTCGTAGTTTTGATATTCCATGATCACATTCTGAATGAGCTCATCCATGTTTCTAGCAGTGGTTCTATCCGTTAATGACTGAAGAGAAGCGAAAAAACCGAGGTCTAGGCAGTTCATGTCCGGTGAATTAGCCGGCTGGTTCCTTAGCCGTATATCAAGTCCTGTTCGGGCCACTGCTGCAGCAAACTCAGCATCATTTTCTAGTATATGAGCAGGAGCATTGTCCTGCTGGATCCATATTGTCTTGTGTGCATCTTCTCGAGGCCAACGAGCTTGTATAGCTGGTAGGAGATAATTGATTATATAAAATCTGCTTGTTTCTCTATCAACCTTCATTGTTTTGGTGATTGGTGTGCCCCTCGGCCTGTTGTCACTTTTTCTTTTTGCTGGTTCCTGAAATAATATGCATTATTGTGAGAAGTGATAGAAAATGGATTGCAAATCGTATGTAGAGACGATTTGTACCGTTCGCACAAAAGGCCAAGTGCCTAGCTTGCCATCGAAATAACATCTACCTTCATCATCGAATCTTGGTCTGCCAACACTAGAAAAGAACATGACTTTGTCAATTGAATTCTTGTTGCGCACTGTCCTGTGTGGGTCATCTTCATCGGGAAGCATGTAAGCTGTCTTGGTCTTCTTTGTCCCATTAAACCATTTCTCATCTGTATGGATAATATCTTCCATATTGCGGAACTTGGGATTATTTGGCAAAGTGCTTGGATCTAACATAGACAGACACCAGCTCAACCGATCCTTTTTGTTTGCTTCTTTTAAATAGGGCCTGAGTGCACTGGAGTGTCGTCGTAGCAAACCTTCCGTGAACCACCTATGTAGAGTGGTTTTGTGTACACCTAGAGCATGTGCTAATGACCTTATGGTACCTCTTCTGTTTAAGGGAATATCAGCAACCCTTGACAGGTCCACCTGAATTTTTTTGCGATGACAATTCTTAGGTATCCTTGATTTGACATCTACTGGTATGCCTTGTGCCTTGCAGTTTTGTGCTCTTTGCCATATACGTTGTACTGTACGCAGATGCACATTGTGTTTTGTAGCAACATGTGTTGTGTGTGTCCTTTTTAATTTCCCATGATTGCTTATCTGAAGCAAATCTTCATATATGTCTTGCCTTTGTCTGTCTGTCAAATTCCTGGTTGCATTTGGTGCTTCATCTTGTGTTGCCTGAAAATCTTCGTCATCTGAGTCGGTCAAttcttcttcatcaaatatgacgTTGACCTCATCTGCGTATACGCCAAATTGGTGTATCAGATTGTCCATGGCATCTTGTGCATCTTGTAAGCCAACGTCACCATAGCCTAGCAAATAAATTAGATGGTGCATGCATATTGTTAGTACATGGATGATGACACATTTTAGCATACACAATTAATATTGGTAACATGTCTTGGAAATGATGGAAATAATCACCTTCATGCAGGTTGTCTTCTTCTTGTGGATCATTTAAATCAAATGGAAGACCAGCATCATGTGAGATATTGTCCCCTGTGAATTATCGTCTCCTGTAAGTACAAATTTTTTGCTACTACAAGCTGAAAATGCATCTATTGTACCCAAGAGATACAACTGTGGTTACCTTCATAAAGTTCTTGTTGGCCATCATTTTCTTCAGGATTGAGACCCCAATGATACCCTCTATTGTTGTCTCCTTCATGCACTTCATCGATCTGACTTGCAGCTTGAAGGATAAGGCCAGGTAAAGGATCAACCCCACTAATGTCACCTGCACCAATAATTTCAATGGATCATGAATATTTTTGTTTGCATTTTCCTCTTATTGTAATCTAATGAATATGCTCCCTGTTTTGTGTTTTTTATGGCTACAGGTGCATAATAAAAAGAGGAAGAACACATAGCAAGAAGCAGGTGCATACTAATTCTGTTGAGTTGTCCATCATTTAGCCAAAACCTGATAAACAATGATGGCAACTATCACTTTTCTTCTAGGCTTGAATTAAGATACCAGGACACTTTGAACTGATACACGATTAAACCTTTTCCCCCATTTTTTGAAAAGAATTCCATTTTCATTTGTACACAAAATTCTAAAACAAGGCATACAATTTACAAGCAACACTTATTTTAGgagatgaaaaaaaaacagaatatAGGCAGTTCATCATTTTAGGAGAGGTAGATAGAAGTACACTCATTTTGGGA
Above is a genomic segment from Miscanthus floridulus cultivar M001 chromosome 3, ASM1932011v1, whole genome shotgun sequence containing:
- the LOC136546729 gene encoding uncharacterized protein, producing the protein MFDLNNPPDEEYDELHGGTRPRGHHHLGLNLQETEEHQEHHQGDISGVDPLPGLILQAASQIDEVHEGDNNRGYHWGLNPEENDGQQELYEGDNISHDAGLPFDLNDPQEEDNLHEGYGDVGLQDAQDAMDNLIHQFGVYADEVNVIFDEEELTDSDDEDFQATQDEAPNATRNLTDRQRQDIYEDLLQISNHGKLKRTHTTHVATKHNVHLRTVQRIWQRAQNCKAQGIPVDVKSRIPKNCHRKKIQVDLSRVADIPLNRRGTIRSLAHALGVHKTTLHRWFTEGLLRRHSSALRPYLKEANKKDRLSWCLSMLDPSTLPNNPKFRNMEDIIHTDEKWFNGTKKTKTAYMLPDEDDPHRTVRNKNSIDKVMFFSSVGRPRFDDEGRCYFDGKLGTWPFVRTEPAKRKSDNRPRGTPITKTMKVDRETSRFYIINYLLPAIQARWPREDAHKTIWIQQDNAPAHILENDAEFAAAVARTGLDIRLRNQPANSPDMNCLDLGFFASLQSLTDRTTARNMDELIQNVIMEYQNYDPIILNRIFLTLQGCMIEVMKDNGGNRYKIPHMSKERLEALDMLPRVLSCDSQLVQRALEKLSI
- the LOC136544316 gene encoding uncharacterized protein; the protein is MAVDLSGAVQWWEEWQLRILVLGSLFLQFVLFTGSMMRNARTPMLRLCIWLAYLGADALAIYALATLFNRHKQPPAADGRSGALEVLWAPVLLIHLGGQHTFTAYSIEDNELWRRHLVTLVSQVTVALYVFCKSWPAGGDKRLMQAAILLFVLGIVKFACKPWGLKIASINSVMTSSSIYSKRRQGMLQEICELLCLSAETRYDSFDDAEAMKEERSMIFRLKNMCR